Proteins found in one Pseudomonas sp. P8_241 genomic segment:
- the aceF gene encoding dihydrolipoyllysine-residue acetyltransferase → MSELIRVPDIGSGEGEVIELFVKVGDRIEADQSILTLESDKASMEVPAPKAGIIKSLKVKLGDRLKEGDELLELEVEGAAAAAPAAAPAAKAEAQPAAAPAAAAPAAAPAAASVQQVHVPDIGSSGKAQIIEIQVKVGDTVAADQSLITLESDKASMEIPSPAAGVVKAINVKLNDEVGTGDLILDLEVAGAAAPTAAPAQAAAPAAAAAPAPAAAPAAPVADSVQDIHVPDIGSAGKAKIIEVLVKAGDTVAADQSLITLESDKASMEIPSPAAGVVESVSIKLDDEVGTGDLILKLKVKGAAPAAAPAPAAAAPSAPTPAAAAPAAAAPAAPVAAPAKPGAKVHAGPAVRQLAREFGVELSAVGASGPHGRILKEDVQVYVKAMMQKAKEAPAAAAGATGGAGIPPIPVVDFSRFGEIEEVPMTRLMQVGAANLHRSWLNVPHVTQFDSADITELEAFRVAQKAVAEKAGVKLTILPLLLKTCAHLLKELPDFNSSLAPSGKAIIRKKYVNIGFAVDTPDGLLVPVIKNVDQKSLLQLAAEAASLAEKARTKKLSSDEMQGACFTISSLGHIGGTGFTPIVNAPEVAILGVSKATIQPVWDGKAFQPKLMLPLSLSYDHRVINGAAAARFTKRLSDLLGDIRTMLL, encoded by the coding sequence GTGAGCGAACTCATTCGCGTACCTGACATCGGCAGCGGTGAAGGTGAAGTAATTGAACTGTTTGTGAAGGTCGGCGACCGTATCGAAGCCGACCAGAGCATCCTGACGCTTGAATCGGACAAGGCGAGCATGGAAGTGCCTGCGCCGAAGGCCGGTATCATCAAGAGCCTGAAAGTGAAGCTGGGCGATCGCCTGAAAGAAGGCGACGAGCTGCTTGAGCTGGAAGTCGAAGGTGCCGCTGCTGCGGCCCCTGCGGCTGCCCCAGCGGCCAAGGCTGAAGCCCAACCGGCTGCTGCGCCTGCCGCCGCTGCTCCTGCTGCTGCACCGGCTGCCGCCAGCGTTCAGCAAGTGCACGTGCCGGACATCGGTTCGTCGGGCAAGGCCCAGATCATCGAGATCCAGGTCAAGGTCGGCGACACTGTCGCGGCTGATCAGTCGCTGATCACCCTGGAGTCCGACAAGGCGAGCATGGAAATCCCGTCGCCCGCCGCTGGCGTGGTCAAGGCCATCAACGTCAAGCTCAACGACGAAGTCGGCACCGGCGACCTGATTCTGGACCTGGAAGTGGCGGGTGCTGCGGCACCGACTGCTGCTCCGGCCCAGGCTGCCGCTCCAGCTGCCGCCGCTGCGCCTGCTCCTGCAGCAGCTCCGGCTGCTCCGGTGGCTGACAGCGTTCAGGACATCCACGTGCCGGACATCGGTTCGGCGGGCAAGGCCAAGATCATCGAAGTACTGGTCAAGGCTGGCGACACCGTTGCCGCCGACCAGTCGCTGATCACCCTGGAATCCGACAAGGCGAGCATGGAAATCCCATCGCCAGCCGCTGGCGTGGTGGAAAGTGTTTCCATCAAGCTCGATGACGAAGTCGGTACCGGCGACCTGATCCTCAAGCTGAAAGTCAAAGGCGCTGCGCCGGCTGCTGCTCCGGCACCTGCCGCTGCCGCTCCAAGCGCACCGACTCCAGCCGCGGCTGCTCCGGCCGCCGCTGCACCTGCTGCCCCGGTCGCCGCGCCAGCCAAGCCTGGTGCAAAAGTTCACGCCGGCCCTGCCGTGCGTCAACTGGCCCGTGAATTCGGCGTCGAGCTGAGTGCCGTTGGCGCCAGCGGTCCGCACGGTCGCATCCTGAAGGAAGACGTGCAGGTCTACGTCAAAGCCATGATGCAGAAGGCCAAGGAAGCACCAGCCGCTGCTGCTGGCGCAACCGGTGGCGCGGGCATCCCGCCGATTCCGGTCGTAGACTTCAGCCGCTTCGGTGAAATCGAAGAAGTGCCGATGACCCGCCTGATGCAGGTCGGCGCCGCCAACCTGCACCGCAGCTGGCTGAACGTGCCGCACGTGACACAATTCGACTCGGCGGATATCACCGAACTCGAAGCGTTCCGTGTTGCCCAGAAAGCCGTTGCAGAGAAGGCCGGCGTCAAGCTGACCATCCTGCCGTTGCTGCTCAAGACCTGCGCGCACCTGCTCAAGGAACTGCCGGACTTCAACAGTTCGCTGGCGCCAAGCGGCAAAGCGATCATCCGCAAGAAATACGTGAACATCGGCTTCGCCGTCGACACCCCGGATGGCCTGCTGGTACCAGTCATCAAGAACGTCGATCAGAAGAGCCTGCTGCAACTGGCCGCCGAAGCTGCTTCCCTGGCTGAAAAAGCCCGGACCAAGAAGCTCTCCTCCGACGAGATGCAAGGTGCTTGCTTCACCATTTCCAGCCTCGGCCACATTGGCGGCACCGGCTTCACGCCGATCGTCAACGCGCCGGAAGTGGCGATCCTCGGTGTTTCCAAGGCAACCATCCAGCCAGTCTGGGACGGCAAAGCCTTCCAGCCGAAACTGATGCTGCCGCTGTCGCTGTCCTACGATCACCGTGTGATCAACGGCGCCGCTGCTGCACGCTTCACCAAGCGCCTGAGCGATCTGCTGGGCGATATCCGCACCATGCTTCTGTAA
- the waaF gene encoding lipopolysaccharide heptosyltransferase II, with translation MKILIVGPSWVGDMVMAQTLFQCLKQRHPQCEIDVLAPEWSRPILERMPEVRQALSFPLGHGALELATRRRIGKSLAGQYDQAILLPNSLKSALVPFFAGIPKRTGWRGEFRYGLLNDVRTLDKDRYPLMIERFMALAYEPGVDLPQPYPRPMLQIDPVTREAALAKFGLVLDRPVLALCPGAEFGESKRWPSEHYAKVAEAKIREGWQVWLFGSKNDHAVGEDIRARLIPGLREESVNLSGGTSLAEAIDLLSCADSVVSNDSGLMHVAAALNRPLVAVYGSTSPGFTPPLAEHVEIVRLGIECSPCFDRTCRFGHYNCLRQLMPQVVNDALQRLQGTVVEVK, from the coding sequence ATGAAAATTCTGATCGTTGGGCCCAGTTGGGTCGGTGACATGGTGATGGCGCAGACACTGTTTCAGTGTCTCAAACAACGCCACCCGCAGTGCGAAATCGACGTGCTGGCCCCCGAGTGGAGCCGGCCGATTCTTGAGCGCATGCCCGAAGTTCGCCAGGCCTTGAGCTTCCCGCTCGGTCACGGCGCACTGGAGTTGGCGACCCGTCGGCGCATCGGCAAATCCCTGGCTGGGCAATACGACCAGGCAATCCTGTTGCCCAACTCCCTGAAGTCGGCTCTGGTGCCGTTCTTTGCTGGCATCCCGAAACGCACCGGCTGGCGTGGCGAGTTTCGCTACGGGCTGCTTAATGATGTGCGCACGCTGGACAAAGACCGTTATCCGCTGATGATCGAGCGCTTCATGGCGCTCGCGTACGAGCCGGGCGTCGACTTGCCGCAACCGTACCCGCGCCCGATGTTGCAGATCGATCCGGTCACCCGTGAAGCGGCACTGGCCAAGTTCGGCCTGGTCCTTGATCGTCCGGTGTTGGCGCTGTGCCCCGGTGCCGAGTTCGGCGAATCCAAGCGCTGGCCGTCGGAGCATTACGCGAAAGTGGCTGAAGCGAAAATCCGCGAGGGCTGGCAAGTCTGGCTGTTCGGTTCGAAAAACGACCATGCCGTGGGCGAAGACATCCGCGCTCGGCTGATTCCCGGTCTGCGTGAAGAGTCGGTCAACCTCAGCGGCGGCACCTCGCTGGCCGAAGCCATCGATCTGCTGTCCTGCGCCGATTCGGTGGTGTCCAACGACTCCGGCCTGATGCACGTCGCTGCTGCGCTGAATCGCCCATTGGTGGCGGTTTACGGCTCGACGTCGCCCGGCTTCACGCCGCCTTTGGCCGAGCACGTCGAGATCGTGCGTCTGGGCATCGAATGCAGCCCTTGCTTTGATCGCACCTGCCGTTTTGGCCATTACAACTGCTTGCGCCAGCTCATGCCGCAAGTGGTGAACGATGCTTTGCAGCGGTTGCAGGGCACTGTGGTCGAGGTCAAATAG
- the aceE gene encoding pyruvate dehydrogenase (acetyl-transferring), homodimeric type: MQDLDPVETQEWLDALESVLDKEGEDRAHYLMTRMGELATRSGSQLPYAITTPYRNTIPVTHEARMPGDLFMERRIRSLVRWNAMAMVMRTNLKDSDLGGHISSFASSATLYDIGFNYFFQAPTDEHGGDLIYFQGHTSPGVYARAFMEGRITEDQMNNFRQEVDGQGLSSYPHPWLMPDFWQFPTVSMGLGPIQAIYQARFMKYLEHRGFIQPGKQKVWCFLGDGECDEPESLGAISLAGREKLDNLIFVINCNLQRLDGPVRGNGKIIQELEGVFRGAQWNVTKVIWGRFWDPLLAKDVDGILQRRMDEVIDGEYQNYKAKDGAFVREHFFNTPELKAMVEDLSDDEIWKLNRGGHDPYKVYAAYHEAVNHKEQPTVILAKTIKGYGTGAGEAKNTAHNTKKVDVESLKLFRDRFDIPVKDDELENLPFFKPEEGSAEARYLSERRSALGGFVPQRRAQSFNIPTPPLDTLKAILDGSGDREISTTMAFVRILAQLVKDKEIGPRIVPIIPDEARTFGMEGMFRQLGIYSSVGQLYEPVDKDQVMFYKEDQKGQILEEGINEAGAMSSFIAAGTSYSSHNQPMLPFYIFYSMFGFQRIGDLAWAAGDSRTRGFLIGGTAGRTTLNGEGLQHEDGHSHLLASTIPNCRTYDPTYGYELAVIIQDGMKKMTEEQQDVFYYITVMNESYQQPAMPAGAEEGIKKGMYLLEEDNREAAHHVQLMGSGTILREVREAAKILREEFNVGADVWSVTSFNELRRDGLAVERTNRLHPGQKPKLSYVEECLNGRKGPVIASTDYMKLFAEQIRQWVPVKEFKVLGTDGFGRSDSRKKLRHFFEVDRHFVVLAALEALADRGDIEPKVVAEAITKFGINPEKRNPLDC; the protein is encoded by the coding sequence ATGCAAGACCTCGATCCCGTCGAAACCCAGGAATGGCTGGACGCCCTGGAATCGGTTCTCGACAAAGAAGGCGAAGACCGTGCTCACTATCTGATGACCCGTATGGGTGAACTCGCGACCCGCAGCGGTTCGCAGTTGCCTTACGCCATCACCACGCCTTACCGCAACACCATCCCGGTAACCCACGAAGCACGCATGCCTGGCGACCTGTTCATGGAACGCCGCATTCGCTCGCTGGTACGCTGGAACGCGATGGCCATGGTAATGCGTACGAACCTGAAAGATTCCGACCTCGGCGGTCACATCTCCAGCTTCGCTTCCAGTGCGACCCTGTATGACATCGGCTTCAACTATTTCTTCCAGGCCCCGACCGACGAACACGGCGGTGACCTGATCTACTTCCAGGGCCACACCTCGCCAGGCGTTTACGCCCGCGCATTCATGGAAGGCCGCATCACCGAAGACCAGATGAACAACTTCCGCCAGGAAGTCGACGGTCAAGGCCTGTCGTCCTATCCGCACCCTTGGCTGATGCCTGACTTCTGGCAGTTCCCGACCGTATCGATGGGTCTGGGCCCGATCCAGGCGATCTACCAGGCACGCTTCATGAAGTACCTGGAACACCGCGGTTTCATCCAGCCGGGCAAACAGAAAGTCTGGTGCTTCCTGGGCGACGGCGAGTGCGACGAGCCGGAATCCCTGGGTGCGATCTCCCTGGCCGGCCGCGAGAAGCTGGACAACCTGATCTTCGTCATCAACTGCAACCTGCAGCGCCTCGACGGCCCGGTTCGCGGCAACGGCAAGATCATCCAGGAACTCGAAGGCGTGTTCCGCGGCGCTCAGTGGAACGTGACCAAAGTCATCTGGGGCCGTTTCTGGGACCCACTGCTTGCCAAGGACGTCGACGGCATCCTGCAACGTCGCATGGACGAAGTCATCGACGGCGAGTACCAGAACTACAAAGCCAAAGACGGCGCGTTCGTACGTGAACACTTCTTCAACACGCCTGAACTCAAGGCCATGGTTGAAGACCTGTCCGACGACGAGATCTGGAAACTCAACCGTGGCGGCCACGACCCGTACAAGGTCTATGCGGCGTACCACGAAGCGGTCAACCACAAAGAACAACCGACCGTCATCCTGGCCAAGACCATCAAAGGTTATGGCACCGGTGCCGGCGAAGCGAAAAACACTGCGCACAACACCAAGAAGGTCGATGTCGAAAGCCTGAAGTTGTTCCGCGATCGTTTCGACATCCCGGTCAAAGACGACGAACTCGAAAATCTGCCGTTCTTCAAACCGGAAGAAGGCAGCGCCGAAGCCCGTTACCTGAGCGAGCGCCGTTCCGCACTGGGCGGTTTCGTGCCACAGCGCCGCGCGCAAAGCTTCAACATTCCGACCCCGCCACTGGACACCCTCAAGGCGATCCTGGACGGCTCGGGCGACCGTGAAATTTCCACCACCATGGCGTTTGTGCGCATCCTCGCGCAACTGGTCAAGGACAAGGAAATCGGTCCGCGCATCGTTCCGATCATCCCGGACGAAGCCCGTACCTTCGGTATGGAAGGCATGTTCCGTCAGTTGGGCATCTACTCGTCCGTCGGTCAGCTCTACGAGCCAGTCGATAAAGACCAGGTGATGTTCTACAAGGAAGACCAGAAGGGCCAGATCCTCGAAGAAGGCATCAACGAAGCGGGCGCCATGAGCTCCTTCATCGCCGCCGGTACTTCGTACTCCAGCCACAACCAGCCGATGCTGCCGTTCTACATCTTCTACTCGATGTTCGGTTTCCAGCGTATCGGCGACCTGGCCTGGGCCGCTGGCGACAGCCGTACCCGTGGTTTCCTGATCGGCGGCACCGCCGGCCGTACCACCCTGAACGGTGAAGGCCTGCAACACGAAGACGGTCACAGCCACCTGCTGGCCTCGACCATCCCGAACTGCCGCACCTACGATCCAACCTACGGCTACGAGCTGGCGGTGATCATTCAGGACGGCATGAAGAAGATGACCGAAGAGCAACAGGACGTCTTCTACTACATCACCGTGATGAACGAGTCCTACCAGCAGCCAGCCATGCCGGCCGGTGCCGAAGAAGGCATCAAGAAAGGCATGTACCTGCTCGAGGAAGACAACCGCGAAGCGGCGCACCACGTTCAGCTGATGGGCTCCGGCACCATCCTGCGTGAAGTCCGTGAAGCAGCGAAGATCCTGCGTGAAGAGTTCAACGTTGGTGCTGACGTGTGGAGCGTTACCAGCTTCAACGAACTGCGTCGCGACGGCCTGGCCGTTGAGCGCACCAACCGTCTGCACCCGGGCCAGAAGCCTAAACTGAGCTACGTCGAAGAGTGCCTGAACGGCCGTAAAGGTCCGGTCATCGCGTCTACCGACTACATGAAACTGTTCGCCGAGCAGATCCGTCAGTGGGTACCGGTCAAGGAATTCAAAGTCCTGGGCACCGACGGTTTCGGCCGCAGCGACAGCCGCAAGAAACTGCGTCATTTCTTCGAAGTCGACCGTCATTTCGTGGTGTTGGCAGCCCTGGAAGCATTGGCTGACCGTGGTGACATCGAACCCAAGGTTGTGGCTGAAGCCATCACCAAGTTCGGTATCAACCCGGAAAAACGCAACCCACTGGACTGCTGA
- a CDS encoding alkaline phosphatase D family protein has product MLKPTVGPILGHITTDEARVFLRGKLHESALTFAGIRYRVRGEERWSKGIFAKLDATRDMSDVIVIRGLGHDTDYEYQAGWFNTTNVEHTVKSVHELPLQWPQELYRLRTRSGSAGTPRAYFVGSCRYLRMTAGIPSAPHLGDRIFASITQMAQQAEPPVSAMLMTGDQIYVDDLNFFAPDREFQQILAKYRAAFSQPNISRLMANVSTYMILDDHEIEDNWPKNKRPSDNILYTNAITAYELYQASHSPAFEILHDGRISRNPKHYWYQFTDGDIEWFVTDSRSRRNLSADDRRILDVEQENALCQWLISSPARVKMIVTSVMFFPDAKQDGDDAWAGFPGQRLRLLETIRSHRLKNVIFVSGDVHGSLTSRLTHSEDPDFEVHTIVSSPLCNSRLLPHARRSSFILDQPLVRNDAGEYRQELTGKVISQDNFAHLVIDAERIQVNYHDQEGKLLQSTDIDLR; this is encoded by the coding sequence ATGCTAAAACCCACCGTCGGCCCAATTCTTGGCCACATAACTACTGACGAGGCACGAGTTTTTCTGCGTGGCAAGTTACATGAAAGTGCATTGACGTTTGCAGGCATTCGTTACCGCGTACGCGGCGAGGAGAGATGGTCAAAAGGGATATTCGCCAAACTTGATGCGACGCGAGATATGTCTGATGTCATTGTAATCCGCGGTCTTGGTCACGATACCGACTATGAGTATCAAGCCGGCTGGTTCAACACCACGAATGTCGAGCACACAGTAAAATCGGTGCACGAATTGCCGCTGCAATGGCCGCAGGAACTTTATCGCCTGCGCACCCGGTCTGGCTCGGCCGGCACACCTCGAGCCTATTTCGTCGGCTCATGTCGTTACTTGCGTATGACCGCCGGCATCCCCTCGGCGCCACATCTGGGCGACCGGATATTTGCCTCGATTACACAAATGGCACAGCAAGCCGAGCCGCCGGTCAGCGCGATGTTGATGACTGGCGATCAGATCTATGTCGATGACTTGAATTTTTTCGCGCCCGACCGAGAGTTTCAGCAAATCCTGGCAAAATACCGTGCAGCTTTCTCCCAGCCGAATATCTCCCGATTAATGGCCAATGTATCGACTTACATGATCCTCGACGATCATGAAATCGAAGACAACTGGCCGAAAAATAAAAGGCCAAGCGATAACATTCTATATACAAACGCCATCACCGCTTACGAGTTATATCAAGCCAGTCACAGCCCGGCATTTGAAATACTTCACGATGGCCGAATCAGCCGAAATCCGAAGCACTATTGGTACCAATTCACCGATGGCGATATCGAATGGTTCGTCACCGATAGTCGTTCCCGACGTAATCTGTCCGCCGATGATCGACGCATCCTTGATGTGGAGCAGGAAAATGCCTTGTGCCAATGGCTGATCAGCAGCCCTGCTCGGGTCAAGATGATAGTAACCAGCGTGATGTTCTTTCCTGACGCCAAACAAGATGGAGATGACGCCTGGGCCGGCTTTCCCGGACAACGGCTGCGGTTGCTTGAAACCATTCGTTCGCACCGGCTGAAAAATGTCATTTTCGTTTCCGGTGACGTCCACGGCTCCCTGACCAGTCGACTGACCCACAGCGAAGACCCGGACTTCGAGGTACACACCATCGTGTCGTCGCCATTGTGCAACTCCAGACTGCTGCCCCACGCCCGTCGATCCAGCTTTATCCTCGACCAACCGCTGGTACGGAACGACGCAGGCGAATATCGGCAAGAATTGACGGGCAAAGTCATCAGTCAGGATAACTTCGCACACCTGGTCATCGATGCAGAACGCATTCAGGTCAATTACCACGATCAGGAGGGCAAATTACTGCAATCGACAGACATTGATTTGCGTTAA
- the glnE gene encoding bifunctional [glutamate--ammonia ligase]-adenylyl-L-tyrosine phosphorylase/[glutamate--ammonia-ligase] adenylyltransferase: MSLPSLAELPGILLPFVTRAEQSFRAAVAALDDDHGLSAWTPERWAQFARVTAASDFVTEQSVRDPLMLLMLVQSGELDRSFAPGELCAQIAAAAGIAETDDQLGRALRRQRARHQVRIIWRDLTRQADLVQTCRDLSDMADASIDQAYQWLYSRHCQQFGVPTGRRSGEPQQMVVLGMGKLGAVELNLSSDIDLIFAYPEGGETVGVKRPLDNQEFFIRLGQRLIKALDPMTVDGFVFRVDMRLRPYGSSGALVLSFNALEQYYQDQGRDWERYAMIKSRVVAGDQVAGAQLQEMLRPFVYRRYLDFSAIEALRTMKQLIQQEVRRKGMADNIKLGSGGIREVEFIAQAFQLIHGGRDLSLQQRPLLKVLNTLEGQGYLPPAVISELREGYEFLRYTEHAIQAIADRQTQMLPDVAQDQARIAFMLGFPDWEAFHEQLMFWRGRVAWHFAQVIADPDEEEGAESEVVVGGEWLPLWEEAQDEEAACRQLEEGGFADAPKALKALASLRGSPQLRAMQRLGRERLDAFIPRLLAQAVEHANPDLVLERVLPLVEAVARRSAYLVLLTENPGALRRLLTLCAASPWIAEQITRFPLLLDELLNEGRLFKPPLAPELAAELRERLTRIPEDDLEQQMEALRHFKLAHRLRVAASEIAGSLPLMKVSDYLTWLAEAILEQVLALAWRQTVAKYGSPLRPDGTVCDPGFIIVGYGKVGGLELGHGSDLDLVFIHDGDPQAETDGPKPIDGAQFFTRLGQRIIHLLTAQTNSGQLYEVDMRLRPSGASGLLVSSLGAFARYQENEAWTWEHQALVRARVLVGSQDVGQAFEKVRAAILGKARDLPTLRQEVSEMRAKMRENLGSKGTAAGTGPNAFEAAAPFDLKQDAGGIVDIEFMVQYATLAWSQTHPPLLRWTDNIRILEELEHEGLMPVEDASLLREAYKAYRSAAHRQALQKDAGVIPGDQFADERRQVMRIWRELGLS; this comes from the coding sequence ATGAGCCTCCCTTCGCTTGCCGAACTGCCCGGCATTCTCCTGCCGTTTGTCACCCGTGCCGAACAGTCGTTTCGCGCTGCCGTCGCCGCGCTCGATGATGACCATGGATTGTCCGCCTGGACGCCGGAGCGCTGGGCGCAATTTGCCCGAGTGACGGCCGCCAGTGACTTCGTCACTGAGCAGAGCGTGCGCGATCCCTTGATGCTGCTGATGCTGGTTCAGTCTGGCGAACTGGATCGCAGTTTTGCCCCCGGCGAATTGTGCGCACAGATTGCCGCCGCCGCGGGCATCGCCGAGACCGATGACCAGCTCGGCCGTGCGTTGCGGCGCCAGCGTGCGCGCCATCAAGTGCGGATCATCTGGCGCGATCTGACCCGTCAGGCCGACCTCGTGCAGACCTGCCGCGACCTGTCGGATATGGCTGACGCGAGCATCGATCAGGCCTATCAATGGTTGTACTCACGTCATTGTCAGCAGTTCGGCGTGCCGACCGGCCGGCGCAGCGGCGAACCGCAGCAGATGGTTGTCCTCGGCATGGGCAAGCTCGGTGCGGTGGAGCTGAATCTGTCGTCGGACATCGATTTGATTTTTGCCTACCCTGAGGGCGGCGAAACCGTTGGCGTAAAGCGTCCACTGGATAACCAGGAATTCTTCATCCGTCTCGGCCAGCGTCTGATCAAGGCGCTGGACCCGATGACCGTCGACGGTTTTGTCTTCCGCGTCGACATGCGTTTGCGCCCCTATGGCTCGTCGGGTGCGTTGGTGCTGAGCTTCAACGCGCTGGAGCAGTATTACCAGGACCAGGGGCGCGACTGGGAGCGCTACGCGATGATCAAGTCGCGGGTGGTGGCCGGCGACCAGGTGGCCGGCGCGCAACTGCAAGAGATGCTGCGACCCTTCGTTTATCGTCGTTACCTGGACTTCTCGGCCATCGAAGCGTTGCGCACCATGAAGCAGCTGATCCAGCAGGAGGTGCGGCGCAAAGGCATGGCCGACAACATCAAGCTGGGTTCCGGCGGCATCCGTGAAGTGGAGTTCATCGCCCAGGCGTTCCAGCTGATTCACGGCGGCCGCGACTTGAGTCTGCAGCAGCGTCCTCTATTAAAAGTCCTGAACACGCTGGAAGGTCAGGGCTATCTGCCGCCGGCGGTCATCAGCGAGCTGCGCGAAGGCTATGAATTCCTGCGTTACACCGAACACGCGATTCAGGCGATCGCCGACCGCCAGACCCAAATGCTGCCGGACGTTGCCCAGGATCAGGCGCGTATCGCGTTCATGCTCGGTTTCCCCGACTGGGAAGCCTTCCACGAACAACTGATGTTCTGGCGTGGTCGCGTGGCCTGGCACTTCGCTCAGGTGATCGCCGATCCCGACGAGGAGGAAGGCGCCGAAAGCGAAGTGGTGGTTGGCGGAGAATGGTTGCCGTTGTGGGAAGAAGCCCAGGATGAAGAGGCCGCTTGCCGTCAGCTGGAAGAGGGCGGTTTCGCCGATGCTCCGAAGGCGCTTAAGGCGTTGGCCAGTCTGCGCGGCAGTCCGCAATTGCGAGCCATGCAGCGACTGGGGCGTGAGCGTCTCGATGCCTTTATTCCACGCTTGCTTGCACAGGCTGTGGAGCACGCCAACCCGGATCTGGTGTTGGAGCGGGTGCTGCCACTGGTAGAGGCCGTAGCGCGCCGCTCCGCGTATCTGGTGCTGCTGACCGAGAACCCCGGTGCGTTGCGACGCTTGCTGACCTTGTGCGCCGCAAGCCCGTGGATCGCCGAGCAGATCACCCGCTTCCCGCTGTTGCTCGACGAGTTGCTCAACGAAGGCCGATTGTTCAAGCCACCCTTGGCGCCGGAACTGGCCGCCGAATTGCGCGAGCGTTTGACGCGCATTCCCGAAGACGACCTCGAACAGCAAATGGAAGCCCTGCGTCATTTCAAGTTGGCGCATCGCCTGCGGGTCGCCGCTTCGGAAATCGCCGGCAGCCTGCCGCTGATGAAAGTCAGCGATTACCTGACCTGGCTCGCCGAAGCGATCCTCGAACAAGTGCTGGCCCTGGCCTGGCGGCAAACGGTGGCCAAATACGGTTCGCCACTGCGCCCCGACGGGACCGTGTGCGATCCGGGCTTCATCATTGTCGGTTATGGGAAAGTCGGCGGCCTGGAACTCGGCCATGGCTCGGACCTGGATCTGGTGTTCATCCACGATGGTGATCCGCAGGCGGAAACCGACGGCCCCAAACCTATTGATGGCGCACAATTCTTCACCCGTCTGGGGCAACGCATCATCCACTTGCTGACGGCGCAGACCAACTCCGGCCAGTTGTATGAAGTGGACATGCGCCTGCGACCGTCCGGGGCCTCGGGTTTGCTGGTCAGTTCGTTGGGGGCTTTTGCCCGCTATCAAGAAAATGAAGCCTGGACCTGGGAGCATCAGGCATTGGTGCGCGCGCGAGTGTTGGTGGGCAGTCAGGATGTCGGCCAGGCTTTTGAAAAAGTCCGTGCCGCGATCCTGGGCAAAGCCCGTGACTTGCCGACCCTGCGCCAGGAGGTCAGCGAGATGCGCGCCAAGATGCGCGAGAACCTCGGCAGCAAGGGTACCGCCGCCGGAACCGGGCCGAACGCCTTCGAGGCCGCAGCGCCCTTTGACCTCAAGCAGGACGCCGGAGGTATCGTCGATATTGAATTTATGGTGCAATACGCGACCCTGGCGTGGTCGCAAACGCACCCGCCATTGCTGCGCTGGACCGATAACATCCGCATTCTGGAAGAGCTGGAGCACGAAGGGTTGATGCCCGTCGAAGATGCCAGCCTGCTGCGTGAGGCCTATAAAGCTTACCGCTCTGCCGCGCACCGGCAGGCGTTGCAGAAGGATGCCGGGGTCATACCGGGCGATCAGTTCGCGGACGAAAGGCGTCAGGTCATGCGGATCTGGCGTGAGCTGGGGCTAAGCTGA